The genomic interval CATCCAGTGCTTTCATTAAGTGCATCGACCCTGACTTTCTTTTCTCAATGGAATTTATTGTTGGTTCAAGTGAGGGCAGAACAAATTTTATACAGAAAAAAAGCATCATCATCTTGCAAAACAGTACATAATTGGCATGGTATatcatcaattaaaattgatattatgcGATGTCGTGCAATAAATACTCTAGCTTTGACACAGATACTATATGGAAAGCAAGTCCAAGCTTATCGATCACTGCATACAGTGACATTACCATTGGTACTTAAAAAGATAAGATAGAAGTGGACTAATGTTGGGACAGAAATGGAAACAAATAAAATAAGGAAACTGTGCCATTAGCCAGAAGAACAGTTTTCCTAACGATTGTACACTTAACACACCTTAATCTGAAATCACTGCAGATTAAAATCAAGAGATTAAAGGGGAAACAACCAATTGCAAGTAATGCTCTAAAAAGTTGACTCAAGTAAAATGGTAAATAATTAGCATAAATGAATTTACAAGTAACACTCACGGGAAGGTGAAATTTGGATCTCCATATATATTAACCTCAGGAGCACTCCCATATTCCCTGGAACAGATACAGCGAGCATCTTCACTAGCAGCTTGTGCAACTTGCATGGGAGAAAGTCTAGTGTTTATTTGTCCGACACATCCTGGTTCTGGGTCAGGATCATGCAACGCCACATGCTGCCCTGAATTTAAGAAATATATAGTGACTTTCCTTATCATTAATTCAACTTTTCCTTTAGGGTGGCTAAACAGTGAGATCATGCTTATTTGTGCTTCCATGTAGTTAATACACACACATCATACTAGAAATAAAGGCCAGTGTAGTTAATGCATTATGAAAATGCCTTTTGTTTTAGTAGTTAATGCATTATGAAAATGCCTTTTGTTTTACCTATAAGCATGCGAATACCAATTCTTGACATGTAAAAACGGTCAAGAAATTGATGAATCTCTTGTAGTTCTGTTGGCATGACCTTGAGTTTCAGGTCTCTTTTTAGCTGTTGTACTCCTAAAGCCATAGCTGGTACCACATTGTTGTGCCTCACCTTGATCATCTTAATCATTTGGGTAAAAGCTAATTCATCGCTTGTGTCTTTGATTTCGGGAAATGACCGGAGATCGCGGAAAGAATCCAGATACCAATCTCTGACCTTAAAAGGAGGGATCTCGAAGTCAGCCTTCAAAATTTTAGCATGTACTCAAGTTTAATATTGAAGGATACAACATTTCATAGTGATGAATTTTCAGTTAATTTTGTGATTTAACTAAAATAAACAGACCATAAAGAAGGAAAagccaaaatgaaataaaaaaattcattatTTTATGGTCATCAACCTAATGCAACTTTGCAAGAATTGCTTGCATTAAAATGTATCCAAAATACCTTTCACTGGACTGTGTGTAGCAATGAGAACAAAATGGTAATTGCAGGATCATGTCCCACGAGTTCTGCTGGGCACATGTCCAAATAATGCAGAAGCCTAAACCTTCTTAAAATACAGATTTAAGCGGAAGGCGAAAATGAATGTCAAAAATAAGAGAGTCAGCTGTAAACTGTAGAGACCTTCAAACCTAGATATCACGTCAGAATTCTTAAACCTATCGTCTTTCTATCTCGAGCATTCCATTCTGTGTTAATTAAACTATGATCTCGAAAAACAAAATGCTGCAAACAAGCTTATTTATGACAATTATCTCCCTGGAATTGAAATTCCATCTTTGCATATTTACTCCCAAACATCACAACGATGGCCTGCGATCAAAATATCAAAACAAACGGCAACATCAAAAATCAGCTGTATCTTTCCCTTCAATTGGTATAAGCCCGCGACACGAGATTCCATGACGAAGTTTCAGAATAAATTAAGTAGAAGATTCCAGAAAACCAAAGAGAGAAGCCAGATTCCACAGACAAATGCATAAAAGAGTCGGAATTTTGAACAGGAACGCGCATCCACCGCCGATACCAACACCGACCGAACCGTTCCCAGGAAAGTTGGGAGAACAGGAATCTTGAAACGAGAAACCCAGCTGAAAGAAAAAATCTCAATTACCTTCAACACGGCGGGTTTCTCGGACAAGCCGAAGGGCAGGGACTCTAGCTCAATAGCCCTCCGGGCGATTCTAATCGGGAGCTCCTTGTGGAGGAACTGGGCGGAGATGAGGAGGTTATTCTGGTCGGGCTGGGCTCCGAACTCCATCATGTATCGGAGGCTAACCCCGTTCTGCTTCATGCTTCCCCATCGCTGCACCTCCTCGGCCAGCGCCTTGGAGAACGATTCGGCCGCCTTCTTCACCGCCATAGCTTGGCCAAGAAACTCAAATCAGAGGCGAGGAAgaggacgaagaagaagaagaacgtcCGAAGGCGGAGTTTCCGAGCTACGGAGGCGAAGGCATCGAAGGACAGTGGAAGGGATTACGAGCGGAGGAGATGAGCAGAACGAAGAGAGCCACGAGATCGGGCCGGCCCTTTTCTGCAAACGTAACACTTCATTTCGAGTTTTACAAAATGGTCCTCGAAACAGGTCTGATAGAGTAAAACACAAACAAACGAGCATGTTTGTGTAAAGTTTTCAATACTATTAAAATAAAAGTATTATTttaggaattaaaaaaaaaataggtgaatgatgttttaatatatatatttttaatatggcaCGTCATTTTGATTTATTGTTTATGTCAACGATTCCATATTAGATTCTGTCGTTGAAACCTTGGATTCTTGTTTGGGTTCGGTTATGATCGATTTAGTCAAAAACAAAACATCTATATTAATGTGTCGTGGccattataaaatatattttattttattttattttattttatttggagAACTAAAATTTTCAACAAAATATTAATGTGCGATGACTCTCtttaaaagaaatttattatGGAAGTATCTTCAGATTTACATAAGGTAATAAATAAAGacactaatttttttaattattattattattatttatataaattttattaattataataaaataaataaattaaatcatcCAATATGAAATGAAGATACGGATTTAAAATCGAACTGAACTAAATCAAGATTGATTTGGTCACATTAGAGTTGAACTAAGTTCAATCTGATTAACTgtctctgattttttttttcccaaatcagagtttaattattttttttttcttcttctcaatATTATTCTTCATCTTCTCACGGTAATAACCCTCCTTAGGTCATCTGCAACGCTGTTAATACTTGAACATTAATATTTACGTGATTATGCTGTTGATGTATTATAATATTAACGTGTTCAAAAAACTAAACACGTTCAATGCCTACCTAttgaaaaatttatatatatatatatatattatcattaACGTGTCATGTGTTAATGGACGTGTTAATGACGTTGTTGTAGATGCTCTTAGTTCTTTGCTTTCCAGCCAACTAAAAGCAACCCCTATTCCTTCAATCTTTCCTAACTAGACCGTCAAAAAAGATGACAAGACTTTTATTCTCTTTACATTTCATCATTCTCGTTGTTTTGTTGACTAGTATAATGATTTgtaatgatttttttattatatatgtattaggggtgagcagtcaatccGTCAAACTGACTAACCTGCTTATATCGACCTGAActgaactaaaaaaataaaatccgcCGGATATAGGACCAAATATAGGGTCATGATATTACATTATTCGATCTAGTAGGAccggataattttttatcccaataaccgaaccaacacgatccgcgatcacccctacttATAGCAACTACCGTCGATAAGTTGATATACGTTATAGTAGCTACTGcggataagctgctacacgttgtaataaCTACTGCCGATAAattgttacacgttgtagcagctattgacgattagctactataacgtgtaatgagtaatgtctattattattttaaaatattttattttttattgttttatatttatattttatatttcattggatatagggtcgaatatccaaataactgataactcgtcggatatctgatacataataaccgtcggatatagggtcggatgtagatcttgatattgtattatctgatctagtagggtcggataaTTTTTTATCATAATAATCGAACCAACTGGACTCACGATCAtccctaatatatatatatatatatatatatatatatatataattaatggtGTAATCAGGATCTTCAGTTGTCCTAGGCCAAATTTGCTACGACGACTTTAACTGAGAAAAAAGATTGCAAGATTAATCAGCTTATGATACCAAGTATCTAGTTGCCGGGCAGGATCTTCAACTGTCATGGGCTAAACTTGTTGCGGCGGTTGTAATTGAGAAAAAAGTTACAAAATCTACCGGCTTAAGATACCAGGTATCCCGTTGTTGGGCTAGAGGCTGCACTGGGCTAGAGCTCAGTGCAGCCCTATGccctttatataatttattatatttttataataatacgaaagGGAATCTTAACACAATAAAAAAAGTATTGTGCTGtgatctaaaagtcaaaataaccTCTTATAAAGTAGGGAAAGACAATTTTGGGATATGTATTAACGAGAAATTCATGCATCGGCTATTACATTAAGCACGTCCAAATTCCAAAGTGTAATTCCGAAATTCATCCATGGTAATAACAATACAAATTATCCCTGACGCAGTGAAAATCTATTGAGGTAAAATATTGAAGTGAGACTACATAGGTATGACTTATTGACTTAGGGAAAGATGACTAATAGTAGTATCAATCTTCATTCTTGCGGTATAAAAATTGAttgattttaatatataattagatttcatgattttttttaattaaacacataagagaaataaaagaaacttTAATGCTCTGTTTACTGAAAGAGGGAGGATGGATTCAAAAACCTAAGAAAAGTTTTTCATacagaaaattttcctttatttattttaggTAAAAGgatagatttgattttttttttttacttatctaAAATAATGGATGAATAGATTTACAAATCCATGATCGATTCATTTGTTTAAACAGTGATAATAGTgcaaagaaagtaaaaaaaaaaaagtaatttggTTGGAGGAAATACTTGGTAATACGTCCAAGTCCAATTGGACAGAtgatgagaggaagaagaaacagacAAGTTTTGCAGTGAATGAGAAACTATGGAAGAACACTCGTTCGTCGCCATCGCCATCTTCGAGGTATCAGAAACGATTGACAAGGAGGAGgatgaaaaggaaaaagaaaaagaggaacgaCATTTCCCGTCTCTCTAACAACGGAAAAAACATCGTCATTGTCAGAGGAGGAGGATGAATGGGAAAAGGAAAACCAACCATGGGTGACTGCTTGGGTAGAGTTGCGAGTTCTAAAAGGGGGAGGAAAAGCGGCCACTTGTTGTCGTCGGCCATTCACGAAGGCAAGCCTTGCACGATAACTCACGAAGGGAAGGGAGATACTGTGCTAACgctgtttttttctttttcttttttcttccgtGGATTTCTCCCTTTTTCCCTTGTCCTTTTATGCAAGGATTCATTTCCTTGCCGTCGCCGGAGGAGAATgaagaggaaaaaggaaaagcAACCATGGGAGACTGCTTGGATAGAGTTACGAGTTCTAAAGAGGAAGGGAAAGCGATTGCTTGTGGTCATTGGCCGCTCGCAAAGGAGGCCTTGCACTAgcattattctttattttttcttccacgagtttctctcttttccctcCTTTTATGCAAGGATTTATTTCTCTtccctctcctttctcttctttcgCGCAAAGGACCCCGCTTCCACAAAGAATCCTTAGCATAAGAGCTACTCCAAATCTaatcaattaaataatttaagtcgCTTACTTAATTTGAtactactttttattttttttttccagttagcctcattgactatttcTAGGGTAATTTAGTCAGTCCTATTAAAGTTTTTCACTAATCACCAAGATAAATCAGGAAGCACACGCAGAGGCCAGCCTAGAAGCCCAACATTATTTGATTGCGCCCcttatttagaggaaaaattcttacaaatatatcatAGTTGGGGATGATAGACACATTAATGTTTGGGATAGTAGACACATTGAGAATCTTAAAGGATATTATTTCATACATCATAATTCATATACCAAATGTTTTGCAACTACAATAAATTAGAAACATTAAATTTTACACATTTATCATTTAAAATTATAACATCTTGCGTGATTATAAATTTTAAGATCTTCACGAATATTGACAATGAGTCCttaattgttttttaattttttttattatttcctatttttatgttttaaaatctATTAGATTGATTTAATATTTATAGCATTCTTAtataaaacacattttaacatacaaataaatgcaaagtgaaggtaaataaGGAGATAAGAATGAAGGTAAACAAATGTTAAATTATTATGATGATATTTTAGCAATATAATTTTAACTAATAGGTGCAAATAGATCATTGAATAATAATCTTTATGTTCATAATTTAGATGAATCGATTTATTATATTGAAAGTAAGAAACAAAAATTATATGACTCAAACTTGACATATCTCTAGCACtgtagacttggtcatataaTTCAGAAACGCATCGCTAGATTACTTAGTAATGGATATTTAGACTCTTTTGTATTAGAGCCCATAGATACATGTGAAGCGTATTTACAAAGAAAAATGATCAAGAAGCATTTCGCCAAGATAGGTGAATGGGCAAAGGAACCACtagaacttatacatagtgatgtttgtgggTCATTACAAATTCAGGCTAGAGGAGCGTATACATACTTGGTGACTTTTACTGACGATTTAAGTAAATATGGATATATCTAATTAATGAGAAAGAAGTCTAAAACTCTAGACAAGTTTAAGGAGTTCAAGAATAAGGTAGAAAATCAACGTGGCAAAAGGATTAAGGTCCTTCGGAGtgatcgaggtggtgagtatctaagcaaagagttcattgattacctaaaaaAGTGTGGGATAATTTCTCAACTTACACATCTTAGAAAGCTGGAGTGAAAAGTGATACAGTGTTTCGGAAAGGAGAAATCGCACACTCATcgatatggttagatcaatgatgagtcatgcaaGTCTTCTAATGTCATTTTGGGGTTATACCTTAGAAACAGCAGCATACATAGTTAATCGAATTCCAACCAAGATAGTAGATAAGACTCTTTATGAATTATGGTTTGGAAAGAAATCAAATCTGCCTTACCTTAAGATATGGGGTTGTGATGCTTACATGAAAATGAGAATTCTAATAAGCTTGCAGCAAGATCCATAAAATGTACATTTGTAGGTTATTCCAAAGCTACAATcggatattatttttatctcccaagtCAGCACAAAGTTATTGTTGCTCGATATGCTATTTTTTTGGAAAAggaatttatttctaaagaaaatagtgggagtaaagtaagtcttgaagaaattatagactCTACAAATAAGTTGGAAGATGAACAGTTGGACAATGAGACAATGCCACAAGTACAAGTGTCTACTTCATCTAAGACTACTCAAGAAACGCAAGATCAACGTAAATATATAAGAATACACCGAGAGTCAAATAGATATGGTTGGCTAGTAACCCAAGATGAGAAAGTGCTACTCATCGAAGATGATGAATCGTCGACTTACAAGGAAGCAGTTGCTTCAAATGTTTTTGAGAAATGATTAGAAGCCATGAAATCTGAAATGGACtccatatacaccaaccaagtttgggagtTGGTTGATATGCTagttggggtaaaacccatagggtgcaaatagatcttcaagaaaaagattgacatggatgagaACATAAGTACTTATAAAGCTAGGCTTATGGCAAAAGATTTCAATCAACGTCAAGGCATTGACTATGATAAACATTTTCATCCGTTAcaatgcttaagtccattagaaTTTTGCTAGTTATAGCAGTTTACAAGGATTACaaaatttggcaaatggatgttaaaacggTTTTCCTAAATGGAAGGTTACAGGAGAAAGTATatattgttaggaccgaaaagtagctagaggggggtgaatagcttcgtgtgtgctcgtcgtgcttcgttgcttgtttcttcaaagtgatgcgcagcggaatacaaagaaacaaactacaacaatgctaacaataggattttacttggtatccacctcacaagaggtgactagtccaaggatccacgcacacacacacacctccactaataaacactccttttcggtaactaccgaaggcggagaagccctacaagactctcaatacaagtagaagaaagggtagtaaagaataaacaaaagcttacaagagatggagtaaaaaccctagcttcttcttcttctcgttgcaactcgcctcttgacttggatgaacctccaagaaccttcaagaactggcggtgaggagcttagagagtgctggggaggagctgtgatgaatctggaatgaatcggtgaagttctaccgaaggaaatgaacgcctgcggcttaaatcgacgctaacggtcaaatcccgatcgattggaatgctcccaatcgatcggggaggctttggatcgatccacggatcgatccagagggcctctgtgctctggaaaaacttctggatcgatccagcgcttatcgcgcgaagcagcagcgtcccaatcgatccactgatcgattgggacctctggatcgatccaccgatcgatctagaggggttctgttcgcggggactcaccggatcgatcggtggatcgatccagatcttctggatcgatccactgatcgatccagatctgctggatcgatccacggatcaatccaaacctgctggatcaatccacggatcaatccaaacatgctggatcaatcggctgatcaatccagatcttggtttttgcccaaaaccaagcccaaagccccctaaaccaacatctagtcaaccatgacttgttggtacataagacctagcatccggtcacccttgactagctaggactctctcaccaagtgtctggtcaatccctttgacccacttggacttttctcttcttgccaagtatccggtcactccctaagacctacttggacttttcttcctcgtgccaagtatccggtcaatccctttgacctacttggactctcaccagatgtctggtcaaccttgacccatctggatttctcttgcctggcttcactcaccaggactttcccaattgcctagcttcactcactaggtctttcacctggcttcactcaccaggatttttctcctgcctagcttcactcactaggacttcccaattgcctagcttcactcactaggtctttcacctggcttcactcaccaggatttttctcctgcctagcttcactcactaggacttcccagtcaagtatccggtcatccttgacctacttgactcttcttcaatcaaccttgcattgtcaaacatcgaaatccaaaccaagactcaagcttggtcaaccaggtcaaccttgacctgaggaatgttgcaccaacaatctccccctttttgatgtttgacaataccaacactatcacttacaataccacatgtaagttaggctaatcccatagcctaaaccttcttcatgccactaggtaatgaatacataagttaagcccttcattcttctcctaagagggcaaactccctctaggtgataaaagcctaacttactccctttcattttccccctattggcacacatcaaaccatgccccatttttgggcacacatcaacagattcacttgttgaaaactctccccctgaagagttgctcatcgtcgttcacaacttcactcgttgtgatcagcacgataatgaaggtctcatacccttcattaaccttaaccctacattctcccccaatgtaggcaaatgcccatccttgagcattatccacttgaaaccacttgaacaatgaggatatccactccccattaaagttcaaacgctcaaccttgagcatgttcttaacggaaggttaagcaccttccaaggttcatgaaaaataaattttatgtctttaaagagtccctccccataaagacatggtggtaacttctgtcattgcaccaacaatgacttggaatccccaaaactttaggaaacccaattttagaagttttgaggttcaaatattcaaaatttgaaacaaacctcagcctaaacttcaacttagccttccttaaccaatccatccttattttccacacgaaaacaccctttttttatgtatacaaatatattttcaggggtttggaatgattacctagactaaaataggttcaaaatgctgaaaataagctttccagccaaaatcagcatcttcaattgattggagttgggttccaatcgattgaaccctgctgaatcgatccactgatcgattcaatcttcttggatcgatcggctgatcgatccagcgagcttctgctcgcgagaaatgccttctcaatcgatcggctgatcgattgaggcactccaatcgatccactgatcgattggaggcctgaaattgctgaaattcaatttcagccaatttcagaaacccctagaaaattctacaaaattctaaaaatcgtaaaaatttgtgtagacattatttagggtataatttatcatggaaaaatagttttctatgaaaatacatcatattttcaaagattgacacaaacttgagaacttgcaaaaactttagtgttttcttcaagtttgtgtctaactattcaatggtgattactatcaaaagatagccttcaccaaggttttccaaaatcattttacaaacattttcaaaaccaatatcccaccatgttccttgggcttaatgcacatgacttgtacattagctttcccaatgatgggaaaacacataactatgtgttttgatgaacttaaaactcaaggaaatgcactaactcagcatgttgagttttgttcgtcttcctaacatctcacttgtatctattgtgcataaaacacatacaagtcatcttataggtctttgtgagatgttaattttggttttgctctaacctagggttcatgcatatttatctaggcatcttgtggatattgaccatccacctaggatgtcatttggtatgccacttgatgataactgccatttgtccttaattttaaggaaataacataatgcatgataatgttatggcatacatcaaaaagaagaaaatttcctataactacatgatgtatgtatgtcatgacatggtatttttgagtttttcataataagtcatgaatgcacaaataaaacatgatgtcatggcatataatgggcaaccaaacatggcaagattttacataattaaaatatacctagattatctatctaagtatccttaacccttagctaatcctaaagcataaaccctagattgcccaatttccttaagaaaatgccaaaacccaacttgacatttctttaatctcttgaattaattatgccaattaaaaatttaaaacattcctcaaatattggcatatttcattttcccataagagtaatcactttaaattaaggcttagatttgccttaaattcctaagacaataccaaagtcccaatttggtatttcttaacacttgatttcttgtgccatttaaagtcatctcaaatttcttcctttatagcacattttactctttccaagattaacaataaatccatttcattttcaaaggttaacaaaaaccttgaaaatgctccttgagtgtcaatttcttcaaagttgggttaactacccttcttctcacagttgacactctctaacccatctatgggatagagaaaatgctcctaggaacccaaaacctattggtgctccttggatgctctaggtattcactagggataacttccctagataccttcctagtgaccttgtttggtttcttagaagtcttggtcactttttctaggtcaactctagaaattgcttcccttgtaaccttctttgtgactttcttagacttcttagaagtcttagtcacatttgttgtaaaaatactcttagggataacttcccttgtatttttggcttgaccactagacctagggttggttccataactatatggaaccctatggtaagagattacatccttcttagcctttggtttgtatcccaaacccctatggccattagatgacctttgtgctcctagacctaggctatgctcattttgcccttttaggatattttccatcctttttagggtcttttccattttatcaagctttgacctcaagacttgattttctatcactaagtccttagtttttggttttccattaaatttatgagcatttttatttctaggcttgtagctaaggtccttagtgtgattgcctagatttttatttaccttcctaatcctaggtgtggtagttttagcatggtaagctacattattttccttaattttaccatgctctctattcttatggtaaatagcattaaaatgatataagttagaactagcatgctttttaccataatgaaaagggatagactcaataaaagttacattcctttttaccttagaggctcccccttgacttgagcttcctccttgagccttgaccatcttcttccccttagggcattgactccggtaatgccccttttgattgcaagagaagcatacaatgtgctcattgctcttctttgttccagggatggtctcctttggcttctccttgcccttaggtgccacttggcccttcttcttggccaatttagggcacttgcttttgtagtgcctatgttccctacattcaaaacatataatatgattcttattattaattgaactgtTTATACCTTCTtatgtaggggtggcacttgctcctccatttgatatgaatgtagaggcttcctcttgatccgaaatcgatttccctccaattgatttatcttgacttgtggaggtggaagcttcttcatcctcttcttctcttgacccggatgtggaggattctccttcttcttgatctggtgtcaccaagagttgctccccctcaatcctagaggtggaggcttcaccttcttcttcatcctcttgtacatgaaacaaggaatatgctccttcctttcttttttgattacactcccttgagaatgaagcttcttgga from Zingiber officinale cultivar Zhangliang chromosome 6B, Zo_v1.1, whole genome shotgun sequence carries:
- the LOC121991679 gene encoding pyruvate dehydrogenase (acetyl-transferring) kinase, mitochondrial-like, producing the protein MAVKKAAESFSKALAEEVQRWGSMKQNGVSLRYMMEFGAQPDQNNLLISAQFLHKELPIRIARRAIELESLPFGLSEKPAVLKVRDWYLDSFRDLRSFPEIKDTSDELAFTQMIKMIKVRHNNVVPAMALGVQQLKRDLKLKVMPTELQEIHQFLDRFYMSRIGIRMLIGQHVALHDPDPEPGCVGQINTRLSPMQVAQAASEDARCICSREYGSAPEVNIYGDPNFTFPYVPSHLHLMVFELVKNSLRAVQECFMNSDKNAPPVRIIVADGIEDVTIKISDEGGGIPRSGLPKIFTYLYSTAKNPLEENDEGSSDGVIMAGYGYGLPISRLYARYFGGDLQMISMEGYGTDAYLHLSRLGDSQEPLP